The proteins below are encoded in one region of Paenacidovorax monticola:
- a CDS encoding pilus assembly protein PilP produces MSRLIAIPFVALSAMLLVACGSSGEDEIRQWMAEQRATTKPRVTPLTEPKEFQPQGYSADTVLDPFSSAKLTQALRRDSAQIASNAALIAPEMARRKEPLEAFPLDSMSMVGSLNKVGVPTALLRVDNLLYQVKVGNYLGQNYGKIVKITETAIQLREIVQDSTGDWIERIATLDLQEGKK; encoded by the coding sequence ATGAGTCGCCTTATCGCTATTCCCTTCGTGGCGCTGAGCGCCATGCTGCTTGTGGCATGCGGGTCTTCGGGGGAGGATGAAATCCGGCAATGGATGGCTGAGCAGAGAGCCACCACGAAGCCTCGCGTGACTCCCTTGACAGAGCCGAAGGAGTTTCAGCCTCAGGGGTATTCGGCAGATACTGTTCTGGATCCTTTCAGTTCCGCAAAGCTGACTCAGGCGCTGCGGAGGGATTCCGCGCAGATCGCATCGAATGCGGCCTTGATTGCACCTGAAATGGCTCGGCGTAAGGAGCCCCTCGAGGCGTTCCCGTTGGATTCCATGTCCATGGTCGGTAGCCTGAACAAAGTGGGCGTGCCGACGGCTTTGCTGAGAGTGGACAATCTTCTTTATCAGGTAAAGGTGGGGAATTACCTTGGGCAGAATTATGGGAAGATTGTGAAGATTACCGAAACTGCCATTCAGTTGCGTGAAATTGTGCAGGATTCGACCGGGGACTGGATAGAGCGTATTGCGACGCTTGACCTGCAAGAGGGGAAAAAATGA
- a CDS encoding pilus assembly protein PilM, whose protein sequence is MISVGSLFSRQSAPLLGIDISSSSVKLVELGRDKAGGLVLERCAIEPLERGWITDGNIEKFDEVAEALRRLVKKSGTRTKNVALALPPSAVITKKISLPGGMTEQELEVQVESEANQYIPFSLDEVSLDFCIIGPSKNAPGDVDVLIAASRREKVQDRQGLAEAAGLKPVIVDIESNAARLAAGRLIEALPNRGVDAMVALFEVGALTTSMQVIRNEEVVYDRDQAFGGAQLTQLIVRQYGFSSEEAEAKKRNGDLPEDYQSAVLRPFVDSMAQEIGRALQFFFTSTPHNRVDHIMLAGGSAPLPGLTEAVTQHTGFACSAINPFDGMEIGSAVRLKKMVREAPSYLTSCGLAMRRFLQ, encoded by the coding sequence TTGATCTCAGTGGGGTCTTTGTTCAGTCGCCAGTCCGCGCCGCTGCTGGGTATCGACATCAGCTCCTCAAGCGTCAAGCTGGTCGAGCTGGGGCGCGACAAGGCCGGTGGATTGGTGCTGGAGCGTTGCGCCATCGAGCCACTGGAGCGAGGCTGGATCACGGACGGCAACATCGAGAAATTCGACGAAGTGGCCGAGGCGTTGCGCCGTCTGGTCAAGAAGAGCGGCACACGGACCAAGAACGTGGCGCTGGCCCTGCCGCCGTCGGCGGTCATCACCAAGAAGATTTCCCTGCCAGGCGGGATGACCGAGCAGGAACTCGAGGTGCAGGTGGAATCCGAGGCCAACCAGTACATTCCGTTCTCCCTGGACGAGGTGAGCCTGGACTTCTGCATCATTGGCCCCAGCAAGAATGCCCCGGGGGATGTGGATGTGCTGATCGCTGCCTCTCGCCGCGAGAAGGTGCAGGATCGGCAGGGGCTGGCCGAGGCCGCAGGGCTCAAGCCGGTGATCGTGGACATCGAGTCCAATGCTGCGCGCCTGGCTGCAGGCCGACTGATCGAGGCGTTGCCCAACCGTGGTGTTGATGCGATGGTGGCTCTGTTCGAGGTGGGCGCGCTCACCACCAGCATGCAGGTGATCCGCAACGAAGAAGTCGTGTACGACCGAGACCAGGCCTTTGGCGGAGCCCAGCTCACGCAGCTGATCGTGCGCCAATATGGCTTTTCTTCGGAAGAGGCTGAGGCCAAGAAGCGCAATGGCGATCTGCCCGAAGACTACCAATCCGCCGTGCTGCGCCCTTTTGTGGACAGCATGGCGCAGGAGATTGGCCGGGCACTGCAATTCTTCTTCACGAGCACGCCCCACAACCGCGTGGACCACATCATGCTTGCCGGTGGATCTGCCCCCTTGCCTGGATTGACTGAAGCAGTCACGCAGCACACGGGGTTCGCGTGCAGCGCCATCAACCCATTCGATGGCATGGAGATCGGCAGTGCGGTCCGCCTCAAGAAGATGGTCCGTGAAGCACCGTCCTACCTGACATCGTGTGGCTTGGCCATGCGGAGGTTCCTGCAGTGA
- the pilQ gene encoding type IV pilus secretin PilQ: MMNRNSRPFKRCVVALGVVVASLSPVFAFAQNAIEAVTGSLQGGGEVLRVELSKPLVAVPAGFAIQAPARIALDLPGATNALGRSLVEVNQGNLKSVNVVEAGERSRLVLNLKQPTSYKAEVQGRLLLIMLDPVASASAAAQSAAPLFAENANSETLALRDVDFRRGPDGAGRIVVSLANSQVGVDLRPQGKGLVVDFLRTSLPEGLRRKLDVADFGTPVQTVTTSQQGERVRMHIDAVGEWEHNAYQSDSQFVVEVRQKKIDLNKLTQGPGFSGEKLSLNFQNIEVRSLLQVIADFTNFNIVTSDTVTGSLTLRLKDVPWDQALQIVMDAKGLGMRKSGTVLWIAPKDEIDARTKKDYEAALAIQKLEPLKTQAYQLNYAKAADMVTQLTTSSGSGGGSATRFLSERGSAISEPRTNQLFVTDTPTKLEEVKQLLASLDVPVRQVLIEARIVEARDTFGRSLGVRLGAADLRANRGGDGGYGIGGNNRVAFGTSYGNAVASSGAGGTTNAQGNFVNLPAGLSNTPSFGNFALSIFNSAANRFLTLELSAMEADGKGRVVSSPRLITADQTKAVIEQGTEYPYAVTAPNGATTIAFKKAVLKLEVTPQITPEGNIILDLDVNKDSRGETTVQGVAIDTKHIKTQVLVENGGTVVIGGIFEMEETNQENKIPFLGDVPVMGNLFKNRTKESSKREMLVFITPKMIADRSAMR, from the coding sequence ATGATGAATAGAAATAGCCGGCCATTTAAGCGTTGCGTGGTGGCGTTGGGGGTGGTTGTCGCGAGCCTTTCTCCTGTTTTTGCGTTCGCGCAGAATGCCATTGAGGCCGTAACGGGCTCTCTGCAGGGTGGGGGAGAAGTGCTGAGGGTCGAACTCTCGAAGCCTCTGGTGGCTGTACCCGCAGGGTTCGCCATCCAGGCACCGGCTCGCATTGCTTTGGATCTGCCTGGTGCCACCAATGCCTTGGGGCGCTCTTTGGTGGAGGTGAACCAGGGCAACCTGAAGTCCGTGAACGTGGTGGAGGCCGGTGAGCGTTCCAGACTGGTGCTGAACCTCAAGCAACCAACGTCCTACAAGGCGGAAGTACAGGGGCGCCTTCTTTTGATCATGCTGGATCCGGTGGCTTCCGCCTCGGCTGCGGCACAATCGGCAGCCCCTCTTTTTGCCGAGAATGCCAACAGCGAAACGCTGGCATTGCGCGATGTGGATTTCCGGCGCGGGCCTGATGGTGCGGGTCGCATTGTGGTCAGCCTGGCCAACAGCCAGGTGGGTGTTGACTTGCGCCCGCAAGGCAAGGGGCTGGTTGTCGATTTCTTACGTACCTCCCTGCCCGAGGGGCTGAGAAGAAAGCTCGATGTGGCGGATTTTGGTACACCAGTCCAGACGGTGACCACTTCCCAGCAGGGAGAACGTGTCCGCATGCACATCGACGCTGTGGGCGAATGGGAGCATAACGCTTACCAGAGCGACAGCCAGTTTGTCGTGGAAGTGCGGCAGAAAAAAATCGATCTGAACAAGCTAACGCAAGGGCCTGGTTTCAGTGGCGAGAAGCTCTCATTGAATTTCCAGAATATTGAAGTTCGTTCGCTGTTGCAAGTGATTGCTGATTTCACGAATTTCAATATTGTCACCTCTGATACTGTCACAGGGTCTTTGACGCTGCGGCTCAAAGATGTGCCTTGGGATCAAGCACTACAGATTGTGATGGATGCCAAGGGACTTGGCATGCGCAAGTCTGGGACTGTGCTCTGGATTGCTCCGAAAGATGAAATTGATGCCAGGACCAAGAAAGATTATGAGGCGGCTCTGGCAATTCAGAAGCTTGAACCTCTGAAAACACAGGCATATCAATTGAATTACGCTAAGGCGGCGGATATGGTGACGCAGCTGACCACCTCCAGTGGAAGTGGTGGTGGATCTGCTACACGTTTTTTGTCTGAGCGAGGTTCTGCGATCTCTGAGCCACGTACTAATCAGCTTTTTGTAACGGACACACCAACGAAACTGGAAGAGGTGAAGCAATTGTTGGCGTCACTGGATGTTCCTGTTCGGCAGGTACTGATTGAAGCGCGTATTGTTGAAGCGCGTGACACCTTTGGGCGCTCACTGGGCGTTCGGCTGGGGGCCGCAGATTTGCGTGCCAATCGAGGAGGGGATGGCGGATATGGTATCGGTGGTAATAATCGAGTGGCTTTTGGTACCAGTTATGGTAATGCCGTAGCATCTAGTGGTGCTGGCGGGACGACAAATGCCCAAGGGAACTTTGTCAACTTGCCTGCGGGGCTCTCTAATACTCCGAGTTTCGGTAATTTTGCACTATCCATTTTTAATTCGGCGGCCAATCGATTCTTGACGCTGGAGTTGTCGGCTATGGAGGCTGATGGAAAAGGTCGTGTGGTTTCTAGTCCGCGACTGATTACTGCGGATCAGACGAAGGCGGTGATTGAGCAAGGTACAGAGTATCCATATGCAGTTACGGCCCCGAACGGAGCTACGACCATTGCCTTCAAAAAAGCAGTGCTCAAGCTGGAGGTTACGCCGCAGATTACGCCCGAGGGTAATATTATCTTGGATCTGGATGTAAACAAGGATAGTCGTGGGGAAACCACGGTCCAGGGGGTGGCAATTGATACCAAGCACATCAAGACACAGGTGCTGGTTGAAAATGGTGGTACGGTAGTGATTGGTGGAATTTTTGAGATGGAGGAAACCAATCAGGAGAATAAAATCCCCTTTCTTGGTGATGTGCCTGTAATGGGTAATCTGTTTAAGAATAGAACCAAGGAATCCAGCAAGCGGGAAATGTTGGTTTTTATAACGCCAAAAATGATTGCGGATCGCAGTGCAATGCGTTGA
- a CDS encoding type 4a pilus biogenesis protein PilO, producing MAKKNKSPKVDFAALQGQLQRQFRNLDTKDPSLWPVLPRIILCVLIAVGVAVFLWFFKLTDYEAELESERAKEVALREDYQKKLVKAVSLDALKKQREQIQQYVIQLEKQLPSKAEMAALLSDINQAGLGRSLQFELFRPGQVVVREYYAELPISVRVTGKYHDIGAFASDVAHLSRIVTLNNMAITPTTKDASTLSMDATARTFRYLDPEEIQAQRKAAGGKK from the coding sequence ATGGCCAAGAAAAACAAATCTCCCAAGGTGGACTTTGCAGCCCTGCAGGGGCAGCTTCAGCGGCAGTTCAGGAACCTGGATACCAAGGATCCGTCCTTGTGGCCAGTGCTGCCACGCATCATTCTGTGTGTGTTGATCGCGGTGGGCGTTGCTGTATTCCTCTGGTTTTTCAAGCTGACAGACTACGAGGCTGAGTTGGAATCCGAGCGAGCGAAGGAAGTAGCGCTGCGTGAGGATTATCAAAAGAAGCTGGTCAAGGCGGTAAGCCTAGACGCGCTCAAGAAGCAGCGCGAGCAGATCCAACAGTATGTGATTCAGTTGGAAAAGCAACTGCCCAGCAAAGCTGAAATGGCAGCCCTGCTGTCTGATATCAATCAGGCAGGTTTGGGGCGCAGCCTGCAGTTCGAGCTTTTTCGTCCTGGCCAGGTGGTTGTCCGCGAGTATTATGCGGAGCTACCCATTTCGGTACGAGTGACGGGTAAGTATCATGATATAGGTGCCTTTGCGTCGGATGTCGCTCATTTGTCGCGTATCGTTACCTTGAACAATATGGCGATCACGCCGACCACAAAGGATGCCAGCACCCTGTCCATGGATGCCACTGCACGAACCTTCAGGTATCTGGATCCCGAGGAGATCCAGGCACAGCGCAAGGCCGCTGGAGGGAAGAAATGA
- a CDS encoding PilN domain-containing protein gives MILINLLPHREAARKRRKEAFQATMFASFLLGLLIAGAIYWWFQMMIEEQQGKNTFLQSEIKVLEGQIKEIASIEEEIAALRARQKAVEDLQSDRNLPVHLLNELVKQLPDGVYITSLKQADQVITMQGMAQSNERVSEMLRNLANNTPWFSKPELVEIVAANVALTPRDQRRVASFNLRFRLMRTSEAQKAMDGASAAASTAGK, from the coding sequence GTGATTTTGATCAATCTTTTGCCGCACCGGGAGGCGGCCCGCAAGCGCCGCAAGGAAGCGTTTCAGGCGACGATGTTCGCCTCTTTTTTGCTGGGGCTTCTCATTGCCGGCGCGATCTACTGGTGGTTCCAGATGATGATCGAGGAGCAGCAGGGGAAGAATACGTTCCTGCAAAGCGAAATCAAGGTGCTCGAGGGGCAGATCAAGGAAATCGCCTCCATCGAGGAAGAAATCGCCGCCCTGCGTGCGCGGCAGAAGGCCGTGGAGGATCTGCAGTCGGACCGGAATCTTCCTGTGCACCTGCTGAATGAACTCGTGAAGCAACTGCCTGACGGGGTGTACATCACCAGCTTGAAGCAAGCCGACCAGGTGATCACCATGCAGGGAATGGCGCAGTCGAATGAGCGTGTCTCCGAGATGCTGCGCAACCTGGCAAACAATACACCCTGGTTCTCCAAGCCCGAGCTGGTCGAGATCGTTGCCGCGAATGTGGCGCTGACTCCGCGTGACCAGCGCCGAGTGGCTTCGTTCAATTTGCGCTTCCGTCTGATGCGGACCAGTGAGGCCCAGAAGGCAATGGACGGAGCCAGTGCTGCAGCCTCGACGGCAGGGAAGTAG